In Geobacillus kaustophilus, a genomic segment contains:
- a CDS encoding chemotaxis protein CheW, whose translation MTASVQADWKVIAFRLKEEEYALPVQHVRSIEKMQPITRVPGTAHYVKGVINLRGVVTPIIDLRERFEFAPEPYGEQTRIIIVALEDMEVGLIVDAANDVLDLPSESIEPPPEAIGSVEASYIDGVAKVENRLLILLDLAKVLDR comes from the coding sequence ATGACGGCCAGCGTGCAAGCAGACTGGAAAGTGATTGCGTTTCGCCTGAAAGAAGAAGAATATGCTCTGCCGGTGCAGCATGTCCGTTCCATCGAGAAAATGCAGCCGATCACGCGCGTGCCGGGAACGGCCCATTATGTAAAAGGGGTCATCAACTTGCGCGGTGTTGTGACGCCGATCATCGATTTGCGCGAGCGGTTCGAGTTTGCCCCCGAACCATATGGGGAACAGACGCGAATCATTATCGTTGCTCTTGAGGATATGGAAGTCGGGCTCATCGTCGATGCCGCGAATGATGTCCTTGATCTGCCGTCGGAAAGCATCGAACCGCCGCCAGAGGCCATTGGCTCCGTTGAGGCAAGTTACATCGACGGCGTGGCAAAAGTGGAGAATCGGCTCCTCATTTTGCTTGATTTGGCGAAAGTGCTCGACCGATAA
- a CDS encoding FliA/WhiG family RNA polymerase sigma factor yields MGSALKGEERKYWDEWINGRNRHAAEELAQRYMPLVFYHVQRLSATLPSSVPKDELVSFGLVGLYDALEKFDPSRDLKFDTYASFRIRGAILDGLRKEDWLPRSMRDKAKKIEEAIERLEQRHMRSVTAKEIAAELGMTEEEVQAAASETFFSHWLPLGQTTVDEDEGILAVRDDRAPLPEEQIVKQEMIEKLAEAIGQLNEKEQLVISLFYKEELTFTEIGRLLHLSTSRISQIHAKALWKLRRFFEKEL; encoded by the coding sequence ATGGGAAGCGCGCTAAAAGGAGAAGAACGGAAATACTGGGATGAATGGATCAACGGCCGTAACCGCCACGCGGCCGAGGAACTGGCGCAGCGCTATATGCCGCTTGTTTTCTACCACGTGCAGCGGCTTTCGGCGACGCTGCCGAGCTCCGTGCCGAAGGATGAGCTCGTCAGCTTTGGACTCGTCGGCTTATACGATGCGTTGGAGAAATTTGATCCATCGCGTGATTTGAAGTTCGACACGTACGCCTCGTTCCGCATCCGCGGCGCCATCTTAGACGGTTTGCGCAAAGAAGACTGGCTGCCGCGAAGCATGCGCGATAAGGCAAAAAAAATTGAGGAAGCCATCGAGCGGCTCGAACAGCGGCACATGCGATCGGTGACGGCGAAAGAGATCGCCGCTGAGCTCGGGATGACGGAAGAGGAAGTGCAGGCGGCGGCGAGTGAAACGTTTTTTTCCCATTGGCTGCCGCTCGGGCAGACGACCGTCGACGAAGATGAAGGAATATTGGCGGTTCGCGACGACCGCGCTCCGCTTCCCGAGGAGCAAATCGTCAAGCAGGAAATGATCGAAAAATTGGCTGAAGCCATCGGACAGTTGAATGAAAAAGAGCAGCTCGTCATCAGTTTGTTTTACAAAGAGGAACTGACGTTTACAGAAATCGGGAGACTTTTGCATTTGTCGACATCAAGAATTTCGCAAATTCATGCAAAAGCGCTTTGGAAACTGCGCCGCTTTTTTGAAAAAGAGCTATGA
- a CDS encoding chemotaxis protein CheC, producing the protein MDDIRNLTGMHIDILREIGNIGAGNAATALSTLLNKKIEMAVPRVQIATFAEMMESIGGPEQVVACVYLRIEGEAPGNMFFVLPPEQAERFVRRMIGDDSFSFQGEAHELGCSALQELGNILAGSYLSALADFTQLNLHPSVPALAIDMIGAVLSFGLLELSRVGDYAILIDTAIYDERRPDESINGHFFLLPDPESFSTIFRALGVDGL; encoded by the coding sequence TTGGACGATATTCGCAACTTGACGGGGATGCATATTGACATTTTGCGCGAAATCGGCAACATTGGCGCCGGCAACGCGGCGACGGCTTTGTCGACGTTGCTGAACAAAAAAATTGAAATGGCGGTGCCGCGCGTTCAAATTGCGACGTTTGCCGAAATGATGGAATCAATCGGCGGACCGGAACAAGTCGTGGCGTGCGTCTATTTGCGCATCGAAGGAGAAGCGCCAGGAAACATGTTTTTCGTGCTGCCGCCGGAACAGGCTGAGCGGTTTGTCCGCCGGATGATTGGCGATGACTCGTTTTCGTTTCAAGGAGAAGCCCATGAGCTTGGCTGCTCGGCGCTTCAGGAGCTCGGCAATATTTTAGCCGGCTCGTATTTGTCGGCATTGGCTGACTTTACGCAGCTCAACTTGCACCCGTCCGTGCCGGCATTGGCCATCGACATGATTGGAGCTGTGCTGTCGTTCGGATTGCTTGAGCTGTCGCGTGTTGGCGATTACGCCATTTTGATTGACACAGCCATTTACGATGAACGGCGCCCGGACGAAAGCATCAACGGCCATTTCTTTCTTCTGCCTGACCCCGAGTCGTTTTCCACCATCTTTCGAGCACTAGGTGTGGATGGTCTATGA
- a CDS encoding chemotaxis protein CheD, whose protein sequence is MSTAQAVKIGIAEMEVVIAPNVIRTCGLGSCVGVVIYDAGKAVAGMAHVMLPHSSMARGGVINAAKYADTAVEALVQLVIAAGGRKGMLKAKLAGGAQMFSFSTAGGDMMRIGARNVEEVKRQLERFHIPVVAEDVGGHSGRTIEFNPQTGVLSIRTAAQEIKEI, encoded by the coding sequence ATGAGTACAGCGCAGGCTGTCAAAATCGGCATTGCGGAAATGGAGGTCGTCATAGCGCCGAATGTCATCCGCACGTGCGGGCTTGGGTCGTGCGTCGGTGTCGTCATTTACGATGCAGGCAAGGCGGTTGCCGGCATGGCGCATGTCATGCTTCCGCATTCCTCGATGGCGCGCGGCGGAGTCATCAATGCGGCCAAATACGCTGATACGGCGGTCGAGGCGCTCGTTCAGCTTGTCATTGCCGCTGGCGGGCGGAAAGGGATGCTGAAAGCGAAGCTGGCCGGCGGGGCGCAAATGTTTTCGTTTTCGACAGCTGGCGGCGATATGATGCGCATTGGCGCGCGCAATGTGGAGGAAGTGAAAAGGCAGCTCGAGCGGTTTCACATTCCGGTCGTCGCCGAAGATGTCGGGGGCCATAGCGGCCGCACGATCGAATTTAATCCGCAGACGGGCGTGCTCTCCATCCGCACCGCCGCTCAAGAAATAAAGGAAATATGA